gGCAGTGGAAAAGTTCACTGCTTACGTCAGTCTGCAGGCGAGACGGTAATTAGCTCCTGAGCTGCAGCACATTAAACAGTGTGTAAATGTACCTGCAAATGTCACTTTGGTCCATTTCAATGCTGGTGTGGTGCTTCCTCTCAGCACAGACACAGACCCACCTTCCAGCTGCTGAGAGGAGAAGGACTCTTGTATTTCctcaatgaaaaatgaaaaacatttggggaaataataaaattttaacaATACATTACAAGACATATTGACTGCCTGAACCTGAATGATCCGGCTGTAGTTTCTTAAACTAACCCCTGGGCTTGAATGGGgtcagatgtttgttttgttttgcaaaccTTTTACAGGGTTGCACATTTGtgttaaaggcatttaattaaTTAGGGTCTCAATATTTCGAAAGTCTTAAACATGCTTACCTTACCTACCTACCATTACCTTGTATTGTAAAGTTCAAATGCCTCTGGCATGAATGTCATGAAAATCAGGATATCAGAACCAACAACACTCATATTTTCTTTCCATATAGTGCACAGGGCTGTTCTTCTTCATCTCCGCcacgagaaaaaaaattgtgttttgtgttacaataaaaatttgtgtaaaattgtcCCTGTTCCGTAGTAATTGatgtcagttcatttttttccccttcagttttggttgttgtaaaattggtcCTAAATTGCTTTTCtaagtggcataaaaaagtctCAAAGTCTTAAACTAACTTGCTTTGAGTTGTAGGAACAGTTAGAATCCACGTAATGTCGCAAATAATGCATGGAGCTCGTAGCTGTAACCTAACTGTCAAGACTTTAGGTGACTTTAGCTTGTAATAacttataatttatttattttttttacacttatgtttttaattgGGCTTTGGCCCAAAACTGCTGCGATGGTTCAGGCTGGGTTTGGCCTCGGACAGAAAGTCTGCGGGTTCATTTGGAGTCAGGTCCAGTATTGTGGGCCCGATCATAGCTCTAATGTGGACATTATTTTTGACAGATccttttgagtcattttttaaaaacaaaaatgagaaattagcttgtttttgctgctcGGATATGaacattttccagtttttctcagtttcataTCATAAGAAAGCAGAATATCTTTAGGTTATAGACCGTTGTTGGGACAAAACAAGATCTCTTGGTCAGATCTTGGACTGGTTAACAGtgctgggcttttttttttttttgttggctttttttcccatacttcaacattttatagaccaagcAGCtgctcaataaataaaaaagtaataagatGCAGATTAATCGATTGCGATAATAGTCATAAGTTTCAGCCCTGAACACAGCATTAGTAACTGTGATTGTTTGTGAACAGGAACAACACAGAGAAAATCATCCACCAGCGCACCAACACTGTTCCGTTCGCCCTGGGCTCTCACGATGACGATATCGCTGCCACAGTGCGAGTAATTCGTCCACTCGACGCTGCGGAGTTGGATCTGGAGACAACCTACGAGAACTTCCATCCAACAGTCCAGTCCTTGTCCAACGTCATCGGTCACTTCATCAGCGGGGAGCGACCCAAGGGCATCCACGAAACGGAGGAAATGCTGCGTCTTGAAGACAGCGTCACAGGTGTGGGAGAGCTGGTCCTGGATAACAACCTGATCAAGCTCCAGCCTCCCAAACAGGGCTTCCAGTATTTTCTCACTCGGCTGGACTACGACTCTCTCCTCAGAAAGCAGGGGAGCAGCGTCAGACTGTGGAGGATTCTGACTGTCGTCTTTGGCGTCGCCGCTTGTTCCACGCTCCTCTTCATCCTGTGGAAGCGGTACGTGCACCACAGAGAGAGCCGGAAGGAGAGAAGAACGCTGGAGGAGTTCAAGGAGCAGCAGAAGAAACGCATGCGTGAACTTAACGTAGAGGAAAGCAGCGTGTCTCCCACCAGCTGTACAGTCTGCCTGACCCGCGAACGATCCTGCGTGTTTCTAGAGTGTGGTCACGTGTGTGCCTGTGCTCAGTGCCATGACGCCCTGCCGGAGCCAAAGAAATGCCCCATCTGCAGGGCGACCATAGACAGAGTGGTGCCTCTTTACAACAGCTAATGTGGAGCTGCAGAAATGTGTAATAAATCACACAGGATGTCTGCTCGGTCATTATAACACCGGAGATGCGGCATCTTATTCGAAAGCTCTGAAAAGTttcatatttgcactttttgttgcacttttcaGCTTTTTCTGACTGCCATGGATAAATAGATATCGGTGCTGAATCATGATGCAATCCCATTTCCcataaaatgtgcaaatcaAATTTGGAACCTGCAAAATTAGAGAAAATTAAATTCCTTCTTTCGTTTTTAGAGAGAAAATTAGATTTCTTTTTGCTTAGACACTGATAAATATTGATGAAACAAATTTTGGCCCTGCATCCCGACAACAGTTTATCTTAGAAGTTTACAAAGAGTCTCTACAAAAATTCATGAGACAGCACTAAAGAGGGAGTGCACCCATACAAAGTCAAGACCTATTTTAAAATACGGTACATCAATAAAGCCTAAATGTTGTATGGcataacagaaatatttaacatttggaATAAttcatgatgaaaacaaaacaatgtgcaGCCAAGCTTTGTAGTGATTCATGTTACTAGGTCGAAGTTAAGGAAGGTaaattctgctgctgcttcagtttgtttttgtttttttttaagttcacgTTGAACCTCAAATAAAGAGCGTGCAATTTCTGTAAGTCTTGAGCAGGCCCAAATTAATTCTGCCTGCAGAATTCCTctgcagataaaataaaaatgtatcttgAATCAAAATTGTCCAGAGGTTGCCTACCCTTTCTCTTAAAGCGATAGCGGACTCTGAATTCAGGGTTTTCGTCGCTTTACTGCATaacttttttattcttgtgCAGAAGGCAAACTGAGCTGTGATCTGTATCAAGCTGCGGTTGAAAACGTAGCGCCAAAGGAAAGGGCCGTGTGACAGCGAGGTTCAACGGTGAAAACTCTCAAAACAGCGTCCACATAGGCTGATTTTTTAAGATAGGTTtagctgaaatatgttttgatatcatCCCCTCTATACAGCAGTGTGATACTgagctgtggtgtgtgtgcgtcgACGGCCAGCTATTGTCTGTACAACAGTGACTGTATACAAGTATCACATACAGCCCCAATTCAAAAGCCCTGAACTGTCACTTTCAGAGACCCATTTACTATCATTAAGCAAACTGACAACCCCCGTACTACATGTTAtggatattttatattcactgCATGAAAATAACAGCACAGAACAACTGATACACTGCACAATTAAACCAAATAGTGATTAAATACCTGCAGGAGGTGTGTGCAAAACGAGCAATTTGGATTAATTTAGTTTTCAGATCTTCACCCTCCCCAAATCCTGTGAGATTAATTtcaagtttctgtttttaatagtAATCGAAACTTCGAAATATAACAATTCTATGTAGATTTtgtaacacagaaaaaaatgagaacatCTAGTTCACCTTGTAGAGAGTCGGCCCCACGCAGGCTGAGTCTTTGGCAGCGGCCCCGGTCCTCTGTGCCCTCTTTCAGGTCACTCTCAGCTGCttcaaaaaagcatcaaaactaCCCCAAAATAGTCtttgaaaaggaaatgactgaAACACTGATATATAGGAGtagtgtatatttttaaaaatgaatcactgctgaaaactacaaaaatctgcagaatCCATTTGGATCTGATCATAAATATTAATCAGTCATTTCTTACTTAggattgtcatttttaattgctATATAAAACCATTTGCCAAACATCATACGCAGCATCATTAGAAAGACAGATGATGGAAATTGAAAatataacaacagaaaaatgacatttcaagtGGAAGAGATTTAATATATTTGGCAAAAACAGAAAGGAGAATGACTCAGATGAGCAAATCAAACGTTCAGTatattctgtttgtgtttcatttacTTTATAATTTCAACTTTGCTTCACAGGGACCGTGTATGAAAATCGAATGTGTAATAATTTCTAAGATTGTGTGCAGTAACGGTGCTTTTGGGAAACTCCTCGTTTATGGGATGAATCTCATTTAAACTTTACAGAAGATGCTTTTGGGAAACGGCGTCCAACTtgttctcagttttttcagtctGTCCGACTGTTCTTTCGATGCTTTAAGTTAGAATTTAGTTTTGTGAAGGTCTAACGGTTCATTAAAggttatgttttgtgtgtacGAGCCAGAGGAAAAGGTGGCGTGAGGCAGGGTGGCGGGCGATAATTGTACACGTTTCTGTCAGGTTGTTCTTGGAGAAAGCGGCAGGCTGAACATGTCCCgctctttttttgactttgttcTTACAAACACGTGCAGCAGGAGCTCAGGCTCTGCAGACAGACCAGGACCCTCACAGCTGCTAACTGTTGAACTTTGAACCTGCTTTTCAtggaaaaatatcataaactattttaaaccctttttaaaataaatgtcgCAGACTTTGGGCCTCGTGCAAGAAACAACATACGGAcacattttctcatattttgctcttttctgCGATTCGATTTGTTCGTATGTTGTTAGTACTCACTGATTTTGGGGATTCACCagtgtttgcttatttttgcgTTTCACTTTAATAAGAGAAGATTTTACGAGTGGTCCAGAGCAATCGTTTtaagacagaagaaaaacatcttgttttcacaGGCCACATATTGTTGccaaacacaaggaaaaataagttttacatttgaggaacattttaaaaatacataaatatcatttaatcaaatttagataatGTTTTAGAGTGActataatgactggattattacatttcagggctaaaaaaatacaattcttTACCTGGTCCACTGGtctctattattattttaataatttcagttCATGTGCATCTTTCTGCTCGACAGTGCTGGGAGGAAGTtaacaagtacatttactttagTACTGTACTTTAGTACTGTACTTtagtacaaatctgaggaactttTACATTACTTAATCTTATGCCACTTTCCACttatactccactacacttcgattgcactttttactcactattattatttgataagtactttacaaattaagattttgtgCATAAACGTGCAAATATACAAGTTCAGCTGTGGAACAATTAGTCGAttgattagaaaattaattggcaactctTTTTATAAACCTGCAAGtaatttttcacacaaaaaacatttcaccgCTCCAGCTTCTCGTATATACTGCAtgtatgaggacttgctgcttttgcttttagtattttaaaataattttgatgtATTAAATTTATTCAAACCTCTTTAcatgcatacttttacttttaatacttcaatacatttccctgaaatcacatttactttgattaacagtattttaatttCGTTAATGCAGAAGTTCTTCTTACACCCTTTTTTCGGTGTcttcagtcttgtttttttaatgccacagtctttgcacacggcactaaacctgcccttatatagtgtttagggggcgttacctgtACTAATATTGGGTGAGAGCAGATTGGGATGGTTGAGAacgtttggtgcatctggagtttaGTTCTTATGTTTGActtcttaccagaaaattaagagaatatacaataaaagagaaaattcagaaaatgttgcCTGAGGTCCAttgtgtaaaatgagaaagtagaaaaaaatgaagatctCTGCCAGGAGAGGGAGATATCTGCCTGTGATTCAGGACTTGAAATCAAAGACCGTGAATAAACACGAGAAATGTGATGCCACATGCTCCAAATGCAA
The DNA window shown above is from Plectropomus leopardus isolate mb chromosome 8, YSFRI_Pleo_2.0, whole genome shotgun sequence and carries:
- the mul1b gene encoding mitochondrial ubiquitin ligase activator of NFKB 1, which gives rise to MDSSGKPSTAQIVVLATSSALTALFYSIYKNRATTVARLKEAKKVSIDQDLKNLLSETPGRCVPYAVIEGVVRSVKETLSSQFVDNCKGVIERLTLKEEKMVWNRTTHLWNNTEKIIHQRTNTVPFALGSHDDDIAATVRVIRPLDAAELDLETTYENFHPTVQSLSNVIGHFISGERPKGIHETEEMLRLEDSVTGVGELVLDNNLIKLQPPKQGFQYFLTRLDYDSLLRKQGSSVRLWRILTVVFGVAACSTLLFILWKRYVHHRESRKERRTLEEFKEQQKKRMRELNVEESSVSPTSCTVCLTRERSCVFLECGHVCACAQCHDALPEPKKCPICRATIDRVVPLYNS